DNA from Ignavibacteriales bacterium:
GAATAGAAAGTGCATTATCAATAACTTTAAGATTAATTTCTACCTGGGCAAATGAGCCCGGGAATATTTCAGATTTTTCATTTTTTGTAATTGCTCTTATTTGAATTGTTCTTGTAGATGCATCTATCTTTGGTTCAATCGCATATATCTTGCCGGAATATTTTTTATTTATTCCCTGGATTCCAAATGTAATCCCGCTGCCCACTTTAATTTGAGTGAAATATTTTTCTGGTATTGAGAAATCAATTTTAAGAGGATTAATATTTTGCAATGTTGCAATTTTTTTATCAGGAGTAACATAGCTTCCATCACTCACAGCTTTCAAACCTATTACTCCATCAAATGGAGCATGAATTTCTGTTTTATCTATCTGAGCTTTAATTAGCTGCAGTTCAGCATCAAGAGAATTTAATTCATTCAAAGAAATATCATATTCTTCCTGACTGATTGCTTCCTTTTTCAGCATTACTTTTTGTCGATATTCCTTTTCTTCGGCAAGTTTTTTTTGAGAATTTGCTTTGAGAAGCTGGGCTTGCAATTCCGAATCGTTAATCTTAATTAACAAATCATCTTTTTTAACTTTTCTACCTTCACTAAAAAATATTTTTGTAATTTTTCCGGAAACTTCGCTGCGCAGTTCAACTTCTTCGTTAGCCAGAATTGATCCGGTTGTTAAAAGTTTATCATCAAGTTTGGATGCTTTAAGAATATAAACATTAACCGGAATTACCTGTTCACGCGATCTTGCGTTAATTAAAGAGTTTTCTTTTGTAGGTGAAGGTTTAAGTCTGGGAATAATAATTAGCCCCAATATAATAATTGAAATTACAGTAAAAAGTATTGTTTTAGTCTTTTTTTTCATCAGAAGTCCAACCTAATTGAATATTTGCATTTTTTTCAGTCAAAATTTAATGTGATTTTTTATCAATCTCTAATGCCAAATTAAACAAATCATTTTTACTTAACAATTTATTTATTATTTTGCAATCGAAATAAAAATAAAATGAAGGTTTCAGGCTATGACTTTATTTTTACTCCTGAAGAAAATAAAGCTTACTAATTAGACGCTGTTTATTAATCCTTTAGTTTTAATTTCATTTTGGTAAACAAAATTTCTGTATGTCTTTCTTAATTAAATTATTACAAACTTATATGGAAATATGATATGAAAACGATTTATGGATTATTTATAATTTCATTAATTCTTTTTGTTTCCTGCAACAAGGGAAACAAACAAAACGAAGATATCAAATCAACTCCCCAGGCTCAAACAAACATAGAACCTAATAAAAGATATCAAATAAAATCCGGGATAATTACCTATGAAATTGCTAACAATCTTATGAAGGGAAAGACAACCCAGGTTTTATATTTTGATGATTATGGAGAAAAGGAAAGTAGGGAGACAATTACTGAATTCAGTATGATGGGTCAAACTATTAAAACTCATAAAATAAGTTTAGCAAAAGACGGATATTTTTACGATCTGGATCTTGAAAAGAAAGTAGGAACAAAAATGAAAAAAATTATGCCACAAGGTTCCGAGTTTGACATTAGTAAATTTTCCGATGAAATGATGAAGGAATATAATATAACGAAAGAAGGGTCTGAAGAAATAGCCGGAAAAACTTGCGAGAAAATCTCGATGGAGAATAAAAAGATGAACATGAAGGGTACAGTGTTCAATTGGAAAGGAATAACATTAAAATCTGATATAGATATGGGGAAAATTAAAGTACAAACAATTGCTACTAAAATTGAAGAAGATGCATCTGTTCCTTCCCCCCGGTTTGAAATACCTTCTGATATAAAAATTGAAGATATGGATAATAAAATGAATCAAATGAAATAATATTTCTTACTTGAAAGAAAAACAAACTGATATAATTTTTAAATTGATCACGGAGTAAATAATGAAATCGTTTTTAACAATTTTAGTCATAGGAATCTTAATTTTAATTCCCTCGCGTCAGGTGTTTTCACAGGATCTTTTAGACAGAATTAAAGATAAAGTAGAAGATCGTGTTGATCAAAAAACAGATGAAGCTATTGATAAAGGGTTGGACAAAGTTGAAGAGGATGCAACTAAAACTGATGAAGAAAAAAAGGCAGATGAACAGAAGGAAGAAAAAGAGGTAACTAAAAAAGACAATAAGTTGGAGTCTGAAACAAAACCGGTTCAACAGGATGATTTAAAAAGTTTCTCTAAATACGATTTTATCCCAGGCGATAAAGTTGTTTTCTACGAAGACTTCAGCCAGGATGCAGTAGGTGATTTTCCGGCTTTGTGGAATACTAACAAATCAGGTGAAGTTATAACTACAAATCGTTTTCCGGGCAAATGGTTAAAAATGAAAGAGGATGGTTTGTTCTGGTTAGAAAAAGGAATTTCGCTTCCAAATAACTGCACAATAGAATTTGATGTAATTCCAGATGATAATGGTGAAGAACAGCAATCACTTAGTTTTGATATAACTATTTTAGCCACTAATGAAGGTGAACTTTATCCAACAATGTATGTTCCCGGCGCTGGCGGTGTTATTTTCAATTTAACTACACCACCTTCATACCATTCAATATCAGGATATTCAGAAGGGAGCTATGGAATGAGAGGGGATTATGAAAAAGAAATTGGACTCTTAAAAGCTAAAGAAATAAATCATGTTGCAATTTGGATCCAGAAAACGCGAGCGAGAATATATATTCATGGAGAAAAAGTATTCGATTTGCCAAAAGTTTTACCTGCCGGAATTCAATTAAATCAATTACGCTTTTGGACTACTGGAGGCTCCGAACCAATGTTTTCAAATATCAGAATTGCAGAGGCTGGTGCCGATATGCGAAGCAAACTTTTAACAGAAGGTAAATTAGTTACTCACGGAATTCTGTTTGATGTTAATTCTGATAAAATAAAACCGGAATCTTATGGTACATTAAAAGAGATTTCTAATGTTCTTAAAGAAAATGAAAGTGTGAAAGTAAATATTGTTGGGCATACTGATAGTGATGGAGATGATGCAAAAAATCTGGATCTATCAAAACGAAGAGCTGCTTCTGTAAAGAGTTTATTAAATTCCGACTTTGGTATAGATGCCTCCAGAATGGAAACTGACGGTAAAGGTGAAAAAGAACCAGTAGCCCCAAATACAACTCCAGAAGGTAAAGCAAATAATAGAAGAGTGGAGTTTATCAAATTATAATTTGCAATAGAATGACTGGTTTTTTATCTTAAGAATAGTAGTTTAAAATATTTGGGCGGGCGTAGCTCAGTTGGTAGAGTGTCAGCTTCCCAAGCTGAATGTCGCGAGTTCGAGCCTCGTCGCCCGCTCTAAAATATTTTATTCTCGTTTGGAATATTGCGGAATAATACCGATATTTCCCCACAAAATTTTTGTTCTTAATTGAAATTTTTAGGGGGCTTAGCTCAGTTGGTTTAGAGCACCTGCCTTACAAGCAGGGGGTCGTAGGTTCGACTCCTTCAGCCCCCACCAGAAGAATGCCCTGTAAATTTTAAATTTACAGGGCATTATTATTTTTAAATTTCTTGACTTTTATGGATTGGGAGTTAAAATTGCAAGGTTTTAAATTAACCAGTAATGTAATCAATCTATTTCTTGTTGAAAGGACTTAAATAAAATTTTGAAATACTGCATTGACTTTATATTTTTATCACAATTTCTCGGAAAGTATTGGTTAAGAAAATTTTGTACAATTTTTAATTTTTAGGTAACTAAAATTAAGTACTGATATACCTGGAGTATATTGGATTATTATTCAAATTTCAATTCTACACTAATACAATTAAAACTAAGAGTGCAGTATATCAGCTTGTTTATTGCTTTAAGGGGAGGATTATTAAACCTCAGTTAAAATAGAAAAGTTGGGTTCATTATAAAATAATAAAGACCACCTTTTTCAATTTTGCATCTCAATTAAGAGTATTGAGT
Protein-coding regions in this window:
- a CDS encoding efflux RND transporter periplasmic adaptor subunit, whose product is MKKKTKTILFTVISIIILGLIIIPRLKPSPTKENSLINARSREQVIPVNVYILKASKLDDKLLTTGSILANEEVELRSEVSGKITKIFFSEGRKVKKDDLLIKINDSELQAQLLKANSQKKLAEEKEYRQKVMLKKEAISQEEYDISLNELNSLDAELQLIKAQIDKTEIHAPFDGVIGLKAVSDGSYVTPDKKIATLQNINPLKIDFSIPEKYFTQIKVGSGITFGIQGINKKYSGKIYAIEPKIDASTRTIQIRAITKNEKSEIFPGSFAQVEINLKVIDNALSIPTEALIPDVKGQKVYIVKNGKAIPKPVEVGIRKEKIIQVVSGLSEGDSVITSGLMQIRPNAQVKVSSVK
- a CDS encoding OmpA family protein, whose translation is MKSFLTILVIGILILIPSRQVFSQDLLDRIKDKVEDRVDQKTDEAIDKGLDKVEEDATKTDEEKKADEQKEEKEVTKKDNKLESETKPVQQDDLKSFSKYDFIPGDKVVFYEDFSQDAVGDFPALWNTNKSGEVITTNRFPGKWLKMKEDGLFWLEKGISLPNNCTIEFDVIPDDNGEEQQSLSFDITILATNEGELYPTMYVPGAGGVIFNLTTPPSYHSISGYSEGSYGMRGDYEKEIGLLKAKEINHVAIWIQKTRARIYIHGEKVFDLPKVLPAGIQLNQLRFWTTGGSEPMFSNIRIAEAGADMRSKLLTEGKLVTHGILFDVNSDKIKPESYGTLKEISNVLKENESVKVNIVGHTDSDGDDAKNLDLSKRRAASVKSLLNSDFGIDASRMETDGKGEKEPVAPNTTPEGKANNRRVEFIKL